CACTCAAATGAATAGTAGGCAAAAAGTAGTGAGAGCAATGAGCATGATGTATTATTTATAGTTCAGTATTATACTATTGAATAATACAAGGCCCGTGTCATAAGCAGCATTGATAGCAGCCCACCACCACATCTGACCTCCTTCTGAAACTCCTGCAGGACACACTTCAGCAGGCCAGACTGTCACGTCAGAATGCGTAGTGGTAAGAAATGAGAACGGGAAAGCCCTGGTCAGGAATGTTTTTTTATGATGGTAGCTCTATACCGGCCATCTCtcatgtgagtgagagagagagagagagagagagagagagagagagagagagagagagagagagagagagagagagagagaaagggagggagagagagcgagtgatacTTGCCATGATGGTGTAGAGCTCTGTCTGCTTTATTTAACAGCTCAGGTGGTTTCCGTGGTAATTACTGCAAAGCCCCTATGATCTCAGCGGACAATttcctctttcattttctctactctctctccctctttctttctttccttctctctcgctgtcttttttctctacctttttctgtctctctttctttctttctttctctacctctctctttctctatctctctctcctcccttactctctctctctctctctttccatctgtaTCAATGTGTGTTGCTTCTCAGtgcatctctgtttctctgacactcacacactagagTAACAGATGGGAGTTAGCAATGCTGTCTGCTcattagtgtacacacacacacacacacacacacacacacacgccagaaagagacagagagcataGATGTGAGGACAAATTGAATCAGGAAAGCAGatagggcggtgtgtgtgtgtgtgtgtgtgtgtgcgtgcgcaggaGAGTGAAAGATTTGCTTCGGGGTGTGTGAGGAGCACTCAAGCTGAAATGTCCTCATCCTAAAGGTCCTTAAAGGTTCTGTAGGAtgactcacatccacacacacacacacacacacacacacacacacacacacacacacacacacacacatacacacgtctgtgcacccacacaaaacacatatggTTGTGACACACAGCATCATGCTCAGACGTACACATTCAGCATTCAGACAATGTGACACACTTAATGAAGAGCACAAAGATGGCAGACTGTGTCCTTTACACTACCATGACTTAATGAATGGAACAGGGCCAAAATGAATTATTTACTATCTAAACCAACACTCATAGCTCTAACGACCTTTAAACAGCTATATACTGACACGTGTCATTTTAACTTTAGCCAAAATACACCCTTATTAAATCAATTTAAAGTCAAATATATCTTATTTCGAATTTTTGGTCTTGCACAATAGACAGTATTGTTGTTCATACTCAATagaatttacacacacacacacacacacacacacacacacacactgtagttaTATACATATTGCACTCAGTCCCAGCTGGGAGGCTCCCTCTCTGGGTGGATCGTGGAGGCTGGAgagtggtggaggggtgggtggatggatggtaGGGTTGGGGTGGGATGGAGGGTGGAGGCTGGAGAGTGGTAGAGGGGTGGATGGATGGTAGGGTTGGGGTGGGATGGAGGGTGGAGGCTGGGCTGGGGTGTAGGGGTTGGATGGATGGTTagctggggtggggtgagtgGAGGGTGGTATGGTTTGGCTGGGCTGGATTGAGGGTGCTATGGTTGGGCTGGTGTGGAGGGTGGAGGCTGGgctggggtggaggggttggATGGATGgttgggctggggtggggtgggtggagggtggtaTGGTTTGGCTGGGGTGGAGGTTAGGCTGTGGTGGTGGCTGGgctggggtggagggtggtatggttggggtggaggaggctgggctggggtggagggtggtatggttggggtggtggaggctgggctggggtggagggtggtatggttggggtggtggaggctgggctggggtgggatTACTGAGTCTGTGCTATTGATTCCTTCTCAGCAGCCGCCTGTGAAACCCGAAACTCAAATGGATTTTCTCAGGTGACTGCTAATGActgctgtggcgtgtgtgtgtgtgtgtgtgtgtgtgtgtgtgtgtgtgtgtgtgtgtgtgtgtgtgtgtgtgtgtgtgtgtgtgtgtgtgtgtgtgtgtgtgtgtgtgtgtgtgtggtgttgtacgtgcttgcgtgtgtgtgtgtgtgtgtgtgtgtgtgtgtgtgtgtgtgtgtgtgtgtgtgtgtgtgtgtgttaatggatTTGGGGAGTCTGAAATTCTGATGATCCCTGTCCATCTCCCAAGGGAATGAttagacccccccacacacacatactgtacacagacatatacacacacacacacacacacacacacaatcacacacactgttaagcgCTTGCAAACACAGCATTGCTGACACGCCCAGTGATACAAGTACACACAGATACCTATATGTATGCCTGTGATGACCagatacacacgtacacacacacacacacacacttaaacagacATGCCTGCCCTGCTGTGAGACATTACAGCCCATTCACATAATACAggcatactacacacacacacacacacacacacacacacacacacacacacacacacacacacacttatacacatacactcacacaaaatatACAAAACCCACACATACAAGCATGGGTATGAACATACGGTactgtacacaaaaacacacatgcacagatacacaacagcacacatgcacaagagtgcgcacacacacacacacacacacagatcactgcTTGACTCTCTCCCTCAGGATGACCCTTCGGCCCCCACAGGACTGAGTGTGTGGGCAGAGAGGTCCACTCATGTTGAAGAGACACAAACCATCTGATTACTGCTGTCTCAcatcagaatacacacacacacacacacacacacacacacacacacacacactcccttactTCTCCGTCTGACAGCCCTCGATTCCTCACTCGTAGCCTACATTACCACTCAGACTCATCTGtctcaccctcttcctctctctctctctctctcaccctctctcactctccccctctctctctctccctctctctctctccctccctctctccatgtgtgtctGGTGTAATCTTACTCAGTGGGATGTCTGGAATGTTCTCTGCTTTCAGGAGAGATagcgagaaagaaaaacaacacacatgcatacatcacacaggcacagctcttctcctgtgtgtgtgtgtgtgtgtgtgtgtgtgtgtgtgtgtgtgtgtgtgtgtgtgtgtgtgtgtgtgtgtgtgtgtgtgtgtgtgtgtgtgtgtgtgtgtcctcatattCAGATTCACTTGAAAAAATGTGTGTCTTTCCTTAGGTGTGTTGATCTGACCGGTCCTGACCAAAAGTATGAAGAGCCAGGAAGTCAAGACCCTTAACTCAGTCAAGTCACTCAGTAAGactcatagccacacacacacacacacacacacacaaacagacatatacacacacagtgttgattGTAAGAGGGTTAATGTGGAGGTAAGGagggatcagtgtgtgtgtgacttgaggTGTGTTTTGGCATGAAAGTGTATGTTTGGGAGTGAgacggtgtgcgtgtgtgtgtgtgtgtgtgtgtgtgtgtgtgtgtgagagagagatgacctgCCGGACTTCAGGTGATGCACTAGCCCTGGTTAACTGCTCTCCTCAGCGAATTCCTTTTCACTTGGATGAActgtgcaaaaacacacacacacacacacacacacacacacacacacacacacacacacacacacacaagctcacctaAACTCACAGACTctcatagacatagacacacacacacacacacacacacacacacactgccctgaaGATGACCCTGGTTggagtgtaaacacacacactaacccttcAACTCTGACCTTTAACTTGCCATGCTTTAATCTCCCTCTCctatgtgtggtgtgcgtgtgtgtgtgtgtgtgtgtgtgtgtgtgtgtgtgtgtatgtgtgtgtgtgtgtgtgtgtgtgaatgcgcttgtgcgtctgtgtgcgcgtgtgcgtgtgtgcgcgcgcgtgtgtgtgtgacagtgcaaGAGTATTTCTGTTTTACTTCCAATAGCATCATTATCTTCATCATATTCATTTACATCAGTGTCAGAGAGTGTCTTTGTATTTGGCATGATTTAAACTCCTCAGCAAAACTGAAGTTAATCACCTAAAGCTTagtcctctccttctctacttctctttctctgtctttttctgtctctatctctgtctctctttctctttctctctctctctctgtctctgtctctctatctctctctctctctccctctctctcagagatGCCAGGTATGTAGCTGCCTAAATAAACCCTTTCCAAGCACTTCCAGGTGTGgggcttgctctctctctctctctctctctctctctctctctctctctctctctcacacacacacacacacacacacacacacacacacacacacacacacacacacacactgtgtacactCACAGTCTTCATGGTTTTAAATCAGGGCTTCTACAGGGGCCATTAAAGGAGCATCAGCAACAGATTACAGCCCTGAGTCTGACAAATCTTTACGGATGACCAgggtctctttgtgtgtgtgtgtgtgtgtgtgtgtgtgtgtgtgtgtgtgtgtgtgagagagagagagagagagtgtgtgtgtgcgtttgtgtgtggtgagctCCTGCCCCTAGGCAGCTTTCATGCTCTGATAGCATTTTATCctgacaggaagtgtgtgtgtgtgtgtgtgtgtgtgtgtacaagggagtgtgtgtgcgttcatgcaagtgtcttgtatgtatgtactaAAAGAAgacagtgtgtgaatgtgtgtgtagacaggggacacgaatgtgtgtgtgtgtgtgtgtgtgtgtgtgtgtgtgtgtgtgtgtgtgtgtgtctgtgtgtgtgtgtgtctgtgtgtctgtgtgtctgtgtgtctgtgtgtctgtgtgtctgtgtctgtttgtgtgtgtgtgtagggaggacATCCCCAAAGATTCCAACCACTACCTCTCAGCATGAGGTGAAGGTACACACTGAGCTCAAATCAAAGCACTGTGCTGACTGAGCctacaggtctgtgtgtgtgtgtgtgtgtgtgtgtttgtgtcagtgtttgtgagGGTTGTTTGTCTTCAGTACACTTATTATACATTTCTATTACTGtggcttctttctttctttctttctttctttctctcactcactccattgGCACATGCCCACTAGCATATCTCTATGGCATCAGTctcctttcctgtgtgtgtgtatgtatgtgtgttttggggattTAAAACACACTTCTTAGAAAGGAGAAGTGTGAGAGGCGACTTATCACCTTtaaaacacccacacagacacacagacacacacacacacacacacacacactctctctctgtctctctctcgcacacacacacacacacactctctctctctctctctctctctctctctctctctctctctctctctctctctctctctctctctctctctctctctctctctctctctctctctctctctctctctctctcgctctctctcgctctctctctctctctctctcacacacacacacacacacacacacacacacacacacacacacacacaggggtggtGTAGCTGCcatgtatagagagagagagcgccccttagaggagtgtgtgtggtttgaggcTGTTAGTCAGATAGACGTCACACTGGTCCTGgtgctcagggactctatacaGCACacgctttgcacacacacaccactcacacacacatcagcatgaTGGAACACTTTACTCTGGCCGTGGAATAAGTCCAAGGTTACATATTACCACTTTTTCTTGTTGACTATTATTATTTGAGATTATCTGTGGAGGCTTTTCATTACTAGTTGGTAGTTATTGATGAGGTGCTGGGTGATGTCTTCTGAtggttgtgtgtatatgtgtgtgtgtgtgtgtgtgtgtgtgtttttgtgtgtgttccagttgACATGAGACCGGTCACTCCGATGAAGAGCCTCCAGTTCCGCAGCATCGCCCCCAAagctcccccccctcccccaccaccgcTGGTGTCGGACGGCCCAAAGCCCAGCGGCGCCCCCCTGCTGGTGCCCACGCAGAACTACGCCCTCATGCAGGTGGCCGGGCGCGAGGGCACCTTCTCCCTGGTGCCGCTTCCAGCCGCCGCCTCCGCGTcgccacagcaacagcaacagccaatcagcaagAGCCTCAAGCTGCCCATTCCCCGCTACCAGCCAATGAGGAGCAAAGGCACGCCAGAGAAGGCGGGGAACAACAAGACGGGCAGCCCTGCCAAAGTCGCCATGACGCCCGCTCGGTCGGTAGCAGCAGCGTCCGCCATCCAATCCAAAGCCTCAGAGGTGGCGAACACGCCCACCGAGCCAGCCAATGAGCCGCTGGTGTTTGCCGGTGAGGCGGGTCTTGTGGGGAAAGCTGGCCCGATCTTAGGATCGCTGGCGCCCAACCCGTCCGCCGTTGCCATGCCCACCCCGGAGTTGACCCCGCCCATCTGTCAAATCAAGCCTGAGAAGGTGACCCAGCCAATCACAGTGCTCTCTCCCGCCCTCTTTGGGAAGGCCGTGCAGTTGGTCACGCCCTCTCCCTCGGGGAAACTCCCCATCCTGCCTTACTCCCGCGTCAGAGACTCCCTATTGGCCAGTCCGCCTCCggcccctccccctccgcctcctcctcttcctcctcctcctctaaccAATCAGAGCGCTCCTACAATCTCACAGACCACGCCGACCCCGCCCTCGGCGAAGCGGAAGCGCGGGCGTCGACGGAAGACTCCGGAGGACGTGCTGGCCCTGGAGGCTCGGCGCAAGCGCGCGCTCACCTTCTTCCGCCGCCGtagcaccgccgccgccgcccccgaGAAGActccgccctcctcctccgccggcgAGGCGCCCGGCTCCAGGAAGTACCGCAGCATCCGGCCCAAACCGGCCCCGGGGTCGGGCCTGCCCCTCCAGctgacctcctcttcctcctcctcctcctcctcctcctcgtcccccCCGCTGCCGAGCCCCCTCGGCCTGCCGCTGCACCCCTGCCCCACCTGCGGACGCTGCTTCCAGCACAAGCAGCACCTGACCGCTCACCTGTCCAGCCACCTCCTGCTGCCCAGTCGCGGCAAAGCCTCGGCGTCGTCGGCGTCGTCGTCGTTGGCGTTGCCGGGGGCGAGCGAGGCGGCGGGGGGTGCGGAGCTGGAGCGCGGGGCGGCGAGGCCGGTGCCGGTGGCGGTGCGGGCCCGGTGCGGGCCGCTCTCGAGGGTCCGGCCGCGTCCACTGCTGCGCTGCCTGTTCTGCCAGAAGGCCTTCAGCTACGTGGGCGTGTTCTTCAGCCACCTGCGCGAGCTGCACCGCGTCATACTCACCGTGGAGCCCTCCATCGCCCAGCACGAGGAACACACACCCGggtgagatgcacacacacacatgcgcacacacacacacacacacacacgggtggcatatacagtacacacatacgcacacgcacgcatccacacacctacgcatgcacacacatacgcatgcacacacatgcatgtacacacgcacacacacacacacaaaaacatcaaatTATATTTTTAAGACTTTTTGGTACTTTTATTAATCCCCTGAAGGTAGTAGAGTGGTGAAGAATCATGTTTAGAGTCAAACAGAAATAAGCATATTGTGTGGTGTACTGGTGTTCCAACTCTGCCTGggctttatactgtatgtctagttTTCATCTCACTAACTTGGAATTGCAATTTTTTACGAGAGCATGTGAATGCACAAGAACATCAATACACAgtactccctctgtctctgtgtcgtacacacacacacacacacacacacacacacactgtccttctcttcatctgtgtgtttggtgccTCCTTTGTCAGTGGAAGACTcactgtcctctccctctccctctccctctccctctccctctccctctccctctcctctcctctcctctcgtgtgtgtgtgtgtgtgtgcgtgtgtgtgtgtttgtgtgtgtgtgtgtgtgtgtgtgtgtgtgtgtgtgtgtgtgtgtgtgtgtgtgtgtgtgtgtgtgtgtgtgtgtgtgtcgtgtgtcgtgTGTCGTGTGTCCAGAACGGAGCTGTGTGAGGAGGACATGGAGGACCCCGTGGAGCTGCAGATCAAGTGCGGCCGCTGCCAAGCCGTCACGCCCACCTTCTCCGACATGCAGCTCCACCTCCTCTACGTCCACGGCCAATCGGCCGGCCCCGGGCCCTCGGGGGGCGCTCCCGCGGCCCccggcaacagcagcagcagcggaggcGGAGGCGGTAGTGACGACGACGGCCGGAccgtggaggaggagctggtcaAGCACGCCGCCCACTACTGGCGGCAGCTGAACGAGCGGCGCGCCCTGCGGAGGTGCGGGCGCTGCCAGGAGGTCTTCCTGTCCGTGTCCCGGCTCAAGCGCCACGCGTGCGGCCGCCGCCCGGCGGGGGGAGGCGGGTCGTCGCTGGCGTCGGCGTCGGCGTCGGCGTCGGCGTCGGGGCTCAGGACTGGACGCGGCGTCCACTGCTTCCTGTGCAGCGTGGTGCTGGAcagcaaacaggaagtgctggAGCACTGGAGGGGGCGGCACTACTGCGAGAACCCCGCCCTCTTGTGGGAGGCGCTGAACGAGGGCGGGGAGACCGATGGCAGGAGTGTCTCCTAGCAACCCCTGATGCACCACagaaggacgtgtgtgtgtgtgtgtgttagtgtgtaagaGTACGAGTAAGATGTGTGACAATAAACCACTACTACAGTTTTAGCTGTTCCGCTGTTTAGCCATGTCCGGTTGCACTGCTTTCTTCATTTGAATGTCAAGttgttttcacttttttttaccatacatttttttcttgagGTTAAGAATTGTAATTTATAGGATTGTTTTCAAACTAGAGTGTtttgtgtactctgtgtgtaaCTGATTAtttaagttttgttttgtttgaagcTAACGCACAGGGCTATCACTACAAGGCTAAGAGAGATATCAGACAGACAGTGAAGCCCCTGGCCAATCATATCTCTGTCAGATTCTCAGTAGCCAATCACAGCTCTGCCAGTATGTTACCGGCCAACCACAGGTCCATGCTCTCAggatgagaaagagtgtgtgtgtgtgtgtgtgtgtgtgttgtaatattTGGGTTACATAATGATGCAAACTCCATATTCTCAGAGAGATATTTCGAGAACAGCCACTAAAGTGGCAGGTTTTgattgttcagtgtgtgtgtgtgtgtgtgtgttgtggctcaCTGATTGTGAGATATgagacattttcttttttcaaatgaCTGTTGTTAAACTGTGCTCAATTGTTGTAAGAGAAATCAATGACAGGGTAATTGAATGTTTTACATCAAATAATCTATCCACATACTGCTCTCGTAGACATAGAATATACTGAGTATTTATagagaagaagacaaataaaaacctaaatatttatacatacattatatatacgtatactatatatatatatatatatatatatatatttgcattAAATAATGTTGTCACCATGGTGCTGTTTAGGATGaatggagatggatggagatCTGATCACTTTATCACCCTAGAGATGCTTTCATTTTCCTAACCCTATCATCACACCAAACCCAAACCTCGTTACCTTAGTAAAGCTTTAATTTCCCAAACCTCAAAACCTCAAACCTCATCACCCTACCTTTCATTTTCCAAACCTCATCACCCTAAAAATGGCTTCATTTTACAAACCTTATCAGTCTTGTAAAACGTCAATTTTCCAAACCTTATCACTCTAGTAATGCTTGAATTTCCCAAACCTCATCACCTTAGAAATGCTTTCATTTTCCAAACCTCATCACTCTAGTAATGCTTTCATTTCCCTAACCCTCTCCTCacgctgtctgtctgcctgtccacTCTGTTGCTTTTAGAACCACACAATCTTATTCAGTCAGCCTTGCTGTCATTTCCTCCAATCTGCCATCGTTCTACCACCTGTTCTCTTTTATGTGTCGCCATAACAGAGTGGCCGTCACTCTGACACCGTCATCTCCTGCGGACAGCTCAGCTGGCAGTCATAACAGAGTGTCCGTCATGTCTGCCGTCATTCGCTAACGCCTCAGGTGCCACCACTCCGTCACACCTCTGGCTGTGTCACGTCCGTAACACGGAAAGCCGCTGTTCAGCAGTTTGGAATTTTTCTGTGGAGCGCTTGCTTGGAATACTGGCTTGACGTTAGAATGTTTTTTCCATGAACATAGATTCTCTTATCTTATCTTGTaatgacaagaaaaaaaaacagaacatctCAGGGACTTTCCTGGTCTCTGTAGAGAAGAACTGATGTTTCACCTTAATCTGACCCCTTCGGGAAACCTGCCCCGTGTTGTTTTGCATGTCCACTGCACACTGGTGGGAGTGGGTGGAGGATAGCCGTCTTAGTGTTACTAAGTCTGGCATAAGGTAGTAAACATGCCAACATGACTCTCACCACCATTTCAATGGGCACTTTTATTTAGCATTCCTCTCCATTTGGGATGTCGCTATGGTTGATCCCTTTAACTGCGCTGTTCTGACTCCATGTTGCTGGTCATCTCTGTAACACTCGGATGCTCCGACTGACTGTGTCATCAAACTAACTTTGAACACTCGCTCTAATTTCGTCATCAGAAGCTCTCAATCCTttccctactgtgtgtgtgtgtgtgtgtgtgtgtgtgtgtgtgtgtgtgtgtgtgtgtgtgtgagcgtgtctgtatgtatgtgtgtaatacTTTTTTTCTGTGACAGTACCCTGTGTGTACctctagagagagagtgagcatgtgtgtgtgtgtgtgtgtgtgtgtgtgtgtgtgtccagtttcTGATAGATATGTGGAGAGGCACATGCCTGTAATTTGATGCCGCTGGAGCTGGGCATAACCCTCCTCCCTGGGTGacctttcacctttgacctctgccTGTTCTGGTGACTGTTGTGtccccctttcctcctcctcctcctccttgttcaTGGTGCCTCAATAAAGAACATAAACTCCAGTTGGCTCTGATGTCCGTtccttcacccctctctctctctctcttcttctctctgtctccctctctctgtctctctctgattccccctttttttcccttgtgCCCATCggttatctttctctctttctccctcctttcatcctctcttcttaccatctctctttcctcgGGCGGTGGACTGGACGCGTCCGTCTGGAGGGACACAGAAAATGGGATtaatgagatggtgtgtgtgtgtgtgtgtgtgtgtgtgtgtgtgtgtacacacacgtgcatggatGTGCATGTccttgtgtgcttttgtgtgtgtgtatgtgtgcactgtgtacACATGTAATTTCGATTACATTGGTATGTCCGCGtgagctgtgtgtatgtattgctgtgtgtgtgtgctatgtgtgtgtgtagtgtaatgtagtgttgaatgtgtgtgtgtgtgtccaggggggTAACTGGAGGCTGAGTGTCTCCACATGCTTCACCTCCACACAGACTCCAATCTGTCTGTATAAGTTTACcgttgtccgtgtgtgtgtgtgtgtgtgtgtgtgtgtgggtatgagtGTGAGTTAATGTCTGTTTGCTACCTCTGGTCTGTTTGACCTTTATTAAACCCTACCCCCACCACATCACTCGCACTCGGACtcgcatcactcactcacacacacacacacacacacacacacacgccattaaCTGCCAGATTTCACATGTAGGTTACTCTTGCATGGCACATAAATTAATACAATTCTCAAGCACTCCTCTGATGTATTTTTATAGGCTATTCTCTGCATACCTTATAATTGCACAAACAAGGGTGGGTGTACCTCTGTCTCTacttagacaaacacacacacacacacacacacaaaacacaaaacacagacacacacacacaaagcatgtattCCTCATTActgacacataaatacatacaaagATACAAGGATATATATTTATcgcatgcatatgattactaatgtaaagaatgcagtgaaattgtcagatACATAAcgttcatacatacatacagtactacacacacacacacacacacacacacttcagaaatCAGTCAAATCAGGGACACGTGGTTGTCCACATGGCTGATGTTGGGAGGTGTTTGGAAGTGGTGCTGCTGGGAGGTGGAGGCTGGGTGGTGGTAGTGCTGCTGGGAGGTGGAGGCTGGGTGGTGGTAGTGCTGCTGGGAGGTGAAAGCTGGGTGGTGGTAGTGCTGTTGGGAGGTGAaggctgggtggtggtggtgctgctgggagGTGGAGGctgggaggtggtggtgctggtgggagGTGGGTGGTGGTAGTGCTCCTGGGAGGTGGAGGCTGGGAGGTGGGTGGTGGTAGTGCTGCTGGGAGGTGGAGgctgggaggtggtggtggtagtgctgGTGGGAGGTGGTAGTGCTGCTGGGAGGTGGAGgctgggaggtggtggtggtagtgctgCTGGGAGGTGGaggctgtgtggtggtggtgatggtgctgtAAATCCCCTGCATCAGGGCCAGCAGTCAGGGCTATCTGGTCCGGGCTGGGTAGAGTGACTCAGAGAGAACAGCAGAGCAGAAAACTCCCTttgctaactctctctctctctctctctctctctcactctcacactcatgcCAGTGGTTTCCTTGTttaattctctctccctctctctctctctgtatttccccTTGAGATGTCTTGTTGCAAGAGCCCCTCAGAGTAACAACAGAGCAGCAAAAAGCAGGAAGctgtctacaacacacacacacacacacacacacatctcagcatCTTCCAACTTCTGAGAAAGCAAGCCATATATGAGACACAGATGCATATTTCTCTTTAAtcatccctcactctctatccctccctccttcgttctctctttctctctctctcatcacttgctttctctccctctctctctcatcccccttgtctctctccatctctactgCAGAGGCT
This is a stretch of genomic DNA from Sardina pilchardus chromosome 19, fSarPil1.1, whole genome shotgun sequence. It encodes these proteins:
- the znf438 gene encoding zinc finger protein 438 isoform X1, whose amino-acid sequence is MKSQEVKTLNSVKSLIDMRPVTPMKSLQFRSIAPKAPPPPPPPLVSDGPKPSGAPLLVPTQNYALMQVAGREGTFSLVPLPAAASASPQQQQQPISKSLKLPIPRYQPMRSKGTPEKAGNNKTGSPAKVAMTPARSVAAASAIQSKASEVANTPTEPANEPLVFAGEAGLVGKAGPILGSLAPNPSAVAMPTPELTPPICQIKPEKVTQPITVLSPALFGKAVQLVTPSPSGKLPILPYSRVRDSLLASPPPAPPPPPPPLPPPPLTNQSAPTISQTTPTPPSAKRKRGRRRKTPEDVLALEARRKRALTFFRRRSTAAAAPEKTPPSSSAGEAPGSRKYRSIRPKPAPGSGLPLQLTSSSSSSSSSSSSPPLPSPLGLPLHPCPTCGRCFQHKQHLTAHLSSHLLLPSRGKASASSASSSLALPGASEAAGGAELERGAARPVPVAVRARCGPLSRVRPRPLLRCLFCQKAFSYVGVFFSHLRELHRVILTVEPSIAQHEEHTPGTELCEEDMEDPVELQIKCGRCQAVTPTFSDMQLHLLYVHGQSAGPGPSGGAPAAPGNSSSSGGGGGSDDDGRTVEEELVKHAAHYWRQLNERRALRRCGRCQEVFLSVSRLKRHACGRRPAGGGGSSLASASASASASGLRTGRGVHCFLCSVVLDSKQEVLEHWRGRHYCENPALLWEALNEGGETDGRSVS
- the znf438 gene encoding zinc finger protein 438 isoform X2, with translation MRPVTPMKSLQFRSIAPKAPPPPPPPLVSDGPKPSGAPLLVPTQNYALMQVAGREGTFSLVPLPAAASASPQQQQQPISKSLKLPIPRYQPMRSKGTPEKAGNNKTGSPAKVAMTPARSVAAASAIQSKASEVANTPTEPANEPLVFAGEAGLVGKAGPILGSLAPNPSAVAMPTPELTPPICQIKPEKVTQPITVLSPALFGKAVQLVTPSPSGKLPILPYSRVRDSLLASPPPAPPPPPPPLPPPPLTNQSAPTISQTTPTPPSAKRKRGRRRKTPEDVLALEARRKRALTFFRRRSTAAAAPEKTPPSSSAGEAPGSRKYRSIRPKPAPGSGLPLQLTSSSSSSSSSSSSPPLPSPLGLPLHPCPTCGRCFQHKQHLTAHLSSHLLLPSRGKASASSASSSLALPGASEAAGGAELERGAARPVPVAVRARCGPLSRVRPRPLLRCLFCQKAFSYVGVFFSHLRELHRVILTVEPSIAQHEEHTPGTELCEEDMEDPVELQIKCGRCQAVTPTFSDMQLHLLYVHGQSAGPGPSGGAPAAPGNSSSSGGGGGSDDDGRTVEEELVKHAAHYWRQLNERRALRRCGRCQEVFLSVSRLKRHACGRRPAGGGGSSLASASASASASGLRTGRGVHCFLCSVVLDSKQEVLEHWRGRHYCENPALLWEALNEGGETDGRSVS